Proteins co-encoded in one Syngnathoides biaculeatus isolate LvHL_M chromosome 22, ASM1980259v1, whole genome shotgun sequence genomic window:
- the LOC133496089 gene encoding SUN domain-containing protein 1-like isoform X8 translates to MSGRSLRLDGSRLDRDLPLCGASCSAGGNGWTNRGLKSRRPRQLSASRSESFLAHTPRKPSDLSLHGDVSDASLLSSLLDESAVRERSAVDAFWDVDHDLDPKESTMMEEQSSVLANSTLIDSDGHRPKHSLSRASRKDRDYGTPKPPSPSERSRSPASHASDVRCGDRSRRAATDAPRPWLDSLLVGARTAGARCRSALARAWRRRRADACPGHGGGDMSAKREARLPIASLCKPVQLGAAFQLIGRRWRAGPLLTRRFPLALFLFLLTLFGVCWFSFAGLPVLSVLEWKTSVSDPPALSSVDGLASSAARDHAEDSAQEAESESESGRLARLERSVASLRESVEAGAELAEKRHGEMLELHSELRHHALDGEVRLSGLVERRLARLRRRMDTERRRREQELLWQQTQTSRLDLLEATLQNLAAEAEEAASRAAARLSDAAGVAVDRQSHDALLAEVGRLGAALEDIGRKVEGLPGCQRLDQETISAQVHQEVSLLLSGWDWDAESGFPDSLRRRYVAGPDSRASLAALERGILRNVSRRRTDGKAVTREDVDVIVKNALRLFSHDRTGMADYALESGGGSILSTRCSETYETKAALLSLFGVPLWYFSQSPRVVIQPNVQPGNCWAFRGSAGFLVIRLSMRVVPSAFSLEHIPKSLAPSGTLRSAPRHFAVSPVPYLGRWSRLLRASPFRVWTTARRSEGRRWARTCTRRTEKRCRLSTSRRRPSEPSRSSKCRCCPTGATRSTRACTASECTVLPGTSERTVHLAS, encoded by the exons ATGTCCGGGCGCAGTCTACGTCTGGATGGCAGCCGGCTGGACCGCGACCTGCCGCTCTGCGGCGCCTCCTGCAGTGCGGGAGGAAACGGTTGGACCAACAG AGGGTTGAAATCTCGCCGTCCCCGGCAGCTCTCCGCGTCCCGCTCGGAGTCGTTCCTCGCCCACACGCCTCGTAAACCCTCCGACCTGTCGCTCCACGGCGACGTTTCCGACGCCTCGCTGCTCTCCTCCTTGCTGGACGAGTCCGCCGTCCGCGAGCGCAGTGCGGTTGACGCCTTCTGGG ATGTGGACCACGACCTCGATCCTAAAG AGAGCACCATGATGGAGGAGCAGAGCAGCGTGTTAGCCAACAGCACTCTGATCGACTCTGACGGCCACCGTCCCAAACACTCGCTGAGCCGGGCCTCCCGCAAAGACCGCGATTACGGAACCCCAAAGCCACCGTCGCCCTCCGAGCGCTCGAGGTCGCCGGCCTCGCACGCGTCCGACGTCCGCTGCGGGGACAGGAGTCGGCGAGCCGCGACAG ATGCGCCGCGGCCGTGGTTGGACTCGTTGCTGGTGGGCGCCAGGACGGCGGGGGCCCGTTGCCGCTCTGCGCTGGCGCGTGCCTGGCGGAGGCGTCGGGCTGACG CTTGTCCGGGCCACGGCGGCGGCGACATGAGCGCCAAACGCGAGGCGCGTCTCCCCATCGCATCTCTGT GTAAGCCGGTCCAGCTCGGCGCCGCGTTCCAGTTGATCGGCAGACGGTGGCGCGCCGGCCCTCTGCTGACTCG caGGTTTCCTCTGGCACTCTTCTTGTTTCTTCTGACCCTCTTCG GTGTTTGTTGGTTCAGCTTTGCCGGTCTGCCAGTTCTAAGCGTCCTGGAGTGGAAGACTTCAGTCTCTGACCCGCCTGCCCTGTCCTCGGTCGACGGTCTGGCGTCTTCAGCGGCCCGTGACCATGCGGAGGACTCGGCGCAG GAAGCGGAGTCCGAGTCCGAGTCCGGGCGCCTCGCTCGTCTGGAGCGCAGTGTTGCGTCGCTGCGGGAGAGCGTGGAGGCCGGCGCCGAGCTGGCGGAGAAGAGGCACGGCGAGATGCTGGAGTTGCACTCGGAACTGCGGCACCACGCCCTGGACGGCGAAGTGCGGCTGAGCGGCCTGGTAGAGCGCCGGCTGGCCCGGCTGAGGAGGCGAATGGACACGGAGAGACGgcgcagggagcag GAGTTGCTTTGGCAACAGACACAAACGTCTCGACTGGACCTTTTGGAGGCCACGTTGCAGAACCTGGCGGCCGAGGCGGAG GAGGCCGCGTCCAGGGCGGCGGCGAGACTTTCTGATGCGGCCGG CGTGGCCGTGGACCGTCAGTCCCACGATGCCCTGCTGGCAGAGGTGGGCCGTCTGGGGGCGGCCCTGGAGGACATCGGGCGGAAAGTGGAAGGCCTGCCGGGATGTCAGCGGCTGGACCAGGAGACT ATTTCCGCTCAGGTCCACCAGGAAGTTTCACTTCTTCTCTCCGGGTGGGACTGGGACGCGGAGTCCGGCTTCCCCGATTCGCTGCGGCGGCGCTACGTGGCCGGCCCCGACTCGCGAGCGTCTCTGGCCGCGCTGGAGCGCGGCATCCTCCGCAACGTCAGCCGGCGTCGGACGGACGGGAAGGCGGTGACCAGGGAG GACGTGGATGTGATCGTGAAGAACGCTTTGCGCCTTTTCTCGCACGACCGCACCGGCATGGCCGACTACGCGCTGGAGTCAGGAG GTGGCAGCATCCTGAGCACTCGCTGCTCCGAGACCTACGAAACCAAAGCGGCGCTGCTCAGTTTGTTTGGCGTTCCTCTCTGGTACTTCTCGCAGTCCCCTCGAGTTGTCATCCAg CCGAACGTGCAACCGGGCAACTGCTGGGCCTTCCGAGGGTCGGCGGGCTTCCTGGTGATCCGCTTGTCCATGCGGGTGGTGCCCAGCGCCTTCTCCTTGGAGCACATCCCCAAATCTTTGGCCCCCAGCGGGACTCTGCGCAGCGCACCCAGACACTTCGCCGTCTCC CCTGTTCCGTACCTCGGACGATGGTCTCGGCTGTTGCGTGCGTCCCCCTTCAGGGTCTGGACGACGGCGCGCAGGAGCGAGGGACGCCGCTGGGCTCGTACGTGTACGAGGAGGACGGAGAAGCGCTGCAGACTTTCTACGTCACG GAGGAGACCGAGCGAGCCTTCCAGATCATCGAAGTGCAGGTGTTGTCCAACTGGGGCCACGAGGAGTACACGTGCATGTACCGCTTCCGAGTGCACGGTTCTCCCAGGGACGTCTGAACGCACCGTCCACCTTGCCTCTTAA